From Microcystis aeruginosa NIES-2549, a single genomic window includes:
- a CDS encoding zinc ribbon domain-containing protein, with protein MAIYSELPTGQRLYLDNQGLQTIVTLASGAVGQQQQSSSSFATGVWTKEPQIEIIPQGAIIEIISETGPHRIQIQGSSIGFSSPHTSGVSQSSQSTTATSFSSSPMQPMQPMQPMKMGNMSMNFAPMEMEMGDMKMSMGDTKTVSQVRFCSQCGAKVAATDRFCSSCGHQLQQ; from the coding sequence ATGGCTATTTATAGTGAATTACCCACAGGACAACGTCTCTATCTCGATAATCAAGGGCTGCAGACGATTGTAACCCTCGCTAGTGGTGCTGTGGGACAACAACAGCAGTCTAGCAGTAGTTTTGCTACGGGAGTTTGGACAAAAGAACCCCAAATAGAGATAATTCCCCAAGGGGCAATTATTGAAATCATCAGTGAAACCGGACCCCACAGAATCCAAATTCAGGGAAGCAGTATCGGTTTTTCCTCCCCTCATACCTCTGGAGTTTCTCAGTCCTCTCAATCGACAACCGCTACCAGTTTCTCCTCCTCACCGATGCAACCGATGCAACCGATGCAACCGATGAAAATGGGTAATATGTCGATGAATTTTGCCCCCATGGAAATGGAGATGGGAGATATGAAAATGAGTATGGGAGACACAAAAACCGTCAGTCAAGTGCGATTTTGTAGTCAATGCGGGGCAAAAGTAGCGGCAACCGATCGCTTTTGTAGTAGCTGTGGTCATCAGTTACAGCAATAA
- the acsF gene encoding magnesium-protoporphyrin IX monomethyl ester (oxidative) cyclase, producing MVSTIQKPEFEEIRPGIKVPAKETILTPRFYTTDFEAMAEMSIAANEEELKAILEEFRTDYNRHHFVRNQEFDRSWEHIDGETRRLFVEFLERSCTAEFSGFLLYKELGRRLKNRNPVLAECFNLMSRDEARHAGFLNKALSDFNLSLDLGFLTKSRNYTFFKPKFIFYATYLSEKIGYWRYITIYRHLEQHPEDRVYPIFNFFENWCQDENRHGDFFDAIMRAQPDILNDWRARLWCRFFLLSVFATMYLNDTQRSGFYAILGLDAREYDKYVIEKTNETAGRVFPIVLDVDSPEFYDRLEICVRNNEGLRAIDSENSAAPVKFLKKLPIFASNAWQFLKLYLMKPIRVDKLAGSVR from the coding sequence ATGGTCAGCACGATCCAAAAACCAGAATTCGAGGAAATCCGTCCGGGTATAAAAGTTCCCGCTAAAGAAACGATCCTCACTCCCCGCTTCTACACCACTGATTTTGAAGCGATGGCGGAAATGTCGATCGCCGCTAACGAGGAAGAACTGAAAGCGATTTTAGAGGAATTCCGTACCGATTATAACCGGCATCACTTCGTTCGCAATCAAGAATTCGATCGCTCTTGGGAGCATATTGATGGCGAAACTCGTCGCTTATTCGTGGAATTTCTGGAAAGATCCTGCACGGCCGAATTTTCCGGCTTTCTTCTCTACAAAGAACTCGGCAGACGTTTAAAAAACAGAAATCCCGTCCTCGCAGAATGCTTTAACCTCATGTCCCGGGACGAAGCGCGTCACGCTGGATTTCTTAATAAGGCTTTATCGGATTTTAACCTCTCCCTTGACTTGGGATTTTTAACCAAAAGCCGTAACTACACCTTCTTTAAACCGAAATTTATCTTCTACGCCACCTATCTTTCCGAAAAAATCGGTTATTGGCGCTATATCACCATTTATCGTCATCTCGAACAACATCCCGAAGATCGGGTTTATCCGATTTTTAACTTCTTCGAGAATTGGTGTCAAGACGAAAACCGTCACGGGGACTTCTTTGATGCGATCATGCGTGCGCAGCCTGATATTCTTAATGATTGGCGCGCTCGTCTCTGGTGTCGTTTCTTCCTGCTTTCGGTCTTCGCTACGATGTATCTCAATGATACTCAGCGTTCCGGTTTCTACGCCATTCTCGGTTTGGACGCTCGCGAGTACGATAAGTATGTAATCGAGAAGACCAATGAAACCGCCGGCCGCGTCTTCCCGATTGTTCTTGATGTGGATAGTCCTGAATTTTATGATCGCCTAGAAATTTGTGTTCGCAATAACGAGGGATTACGGGCGATCGATAGCGAAAACAGTGCCGCACCAGTTAAATTCCTGAAGAAATTGCCTATCTTCGCCTCTAATGCTTGGCAATTCCTCAAATTGTACCTGATGAAACCGATTCGGGTCGATAAATTAGCCGGTAGCGTCCGTTAA
- the tatC gene encoding twin-arginine translocase subunit TatC — MSSTEVKTPPPDSPEFLDELPGEVEMSLFDHLEELRRRIFYSLIAVAVGAVGCFIFVKPLVQVLEVPAQGVKFLQLAPGEFFFVSLKVAGYSGILVASPVILLQIILFVLPGLTRRERRLIVPVVLGSSVLFFAGLFFAYIALIPAALNFFVSYGAEVVEQAWSIERYFEFVLLLLFSTGIAFQIPVIQLILSFLGIISSQTMLSGWRFVVLGAVILGAILTPSTDPLTQSLLAGAVLGLYFGGIGVVKLTGR; from the coding sequence ATGTCATCGACAGAAGTAAAAACCCCACCCCCAGACAGTCCTGAATTCCTCGATGAGTTACCCGGAGAAGTGGAAATGTCCTTATTTGACCACTTGGAGGAGTTGCGGCGCCGGATTTTTTATAGTTTAATTGCCGTGGCTGTGGGTGCGGTGGGATGTTTTATCTTCGTTAAACCCCTAGTACAAGTGCTGGAAGTCCCCGCCCAAGGGGTAAAATTTTTGCAGTTGGCCCCGGGAGAATTTTTTTTCGTCTCCCTAAAAGTAGCTGGATATAGCGGCATACTGGTGGCTAGTCCGGTCATTCTCTTACAAATTATCCTCTTTGTGCTGCCGGGGTTAACCCGTCGCGAACGGCGTTTAATTGTCCCGGTAGTGTTAGGATCAAGTGTTTTATTTTTTGCTGGTTTATTTTTTGCCTATATTGCCCTGATTCCCGCCGCTTTAAACTTTTTTGTCAGTTATGGGGCGGAAGTGGTCGAACAAGCTTGGTCGATCGAGCGCTATTTTGAATTTGTCTTACTTTTACTTTTTAGTACTGGCATCGCCTTTCAAATTCCCGTTATTCAATTGATTTTAAGCTTTTTAGGCATTATTTCCTCGCAAACGATGTTATCGGGTTGGCGTTTCGTGGTTTTGGGGGCGGTGATTTTAGGCGCGATTTTAACCCCTTCTACAGATCCTCTCACCCAATCCCTGTTAGCAGGGGCGGTCTTGGGTCTATACTTTGGGGGCATTGGGGTGGTGAAATTAACGGGACGTTAG
- a CDS encoding Txe/YoeB family addiction module toxin has translation MRKVAFLTRSFDEFHQWAIADKKVYAKIVSLIKDVQRKPFSGLGKPEAFKHELSGLWSRRITKEHRLVYSLSDEEIVIISCKFHY, from the coding sequence ATCAGGAAAGTCGCCTTTCTAACCCGAAGTTTTGATGAGTTTCATCAATGGGCGATCGCAGATAAAAAAGTTTACGCTAAAATTGTCAGCCTGATTAAAGATGTTCAAAGAAAGCCTTTTTCTGGATTAGGAAAACCAGAAGCATTCAAACATGAACTATCAGGATTGTGGTCACGACGCATTACAAAAGAACATCGCCTAGTTTATAGCCTGTCTGATGAAGAAATTGTGATCATTTCCTGTAAATTTCACTACTAA